The Cytobacillus sp. NJ13 sequence CTTTTACTTCCAGCCCTTGTGCTTCAGCTGCTTTTTTATTGATAACCAGTTTAAGGCTTCCAGGAAGCTCAACCGGAATTTCAGATGTTTTTTTATTTCCTTTTAAGATCTCAGCGGCCATTTTGCCTGTCTGATAACCAAGATCAAAATAGTTGAAACCGCTGGCTGCTATAGCCCCGCGTTTCATGGAATCCAGTTCACCCACGAATAAAGGAATCTTTTTGCTGTCAGCGACAGAAATAACCGATTCAAGCGCCGACACAACCGTGTTATCTGTAGGGATATAAATTGCATCTACCCTTCCAACAAGAGAGTCGGCGGCCTGCTTAACTTCAGCAGAGGTTGAAACAGATGCTTCAACAATTTTTGCTCCTTTTGGTTCAGCAAGTTCTTTTACCTGTTTAACCTGAACCTCGGAATTTTGCTCTCCAGAATTGTAAATGATGCCAATATTTTTAACTCCCGCTTCATCAATCATAAAATCAATTGTTTTTGAAGTTCCTTCCGGATGGTTATCAGTAGTACCTGTGATATTGTCTCCAGGCTGATCAAAGGATTCAACAAGGCCGGCTCCAATAGGGTCTGTAACAGATGTGAAGAGAATTGGAATGTCCTTAGTCGCATTAAGAGCACTGACGGCACTCGGAGTAGCGTTTGCAAAAATCATATCCACTTTATCGCCGACGAAATTATTTGCAATCGACTGCGTATTATTCATATCAGCCTGAGCATTTTGAAAATCGAATTTTACATTATCGCCTTCTTTAAAGCCTTCATCCTCCAATGCTTTTTTAAATCCTTCTGTCGCAGCATCTAAAGATGGATGTTCAACAAATTGTGTGATGCCAATTGTGTATTGCTTCTTCTCATCTCCTGCTGAAGAAGAACCACTGGATTTTTCCTGTCCGCAGCCGCTCAAAACAAGCATCCCTGCAGCCATTAACAAGGAAAGAGCTTTTAACGATTTTTTCATTATATGACCCCCTATTCAAATTTATTAACTATCAGCTTGCTGATAATTTAAACCTATTATGTATGCGCTTACATCTCGGAGTGGAAACAGTACGTAAACTGGTTTTCACCATTTATATGATATTTACTTTTAATATCGTAAATACAACGTTATATTATCACCCTAAGTATTGGAGTGTCAATAATATTCTAAAAATTAAATATATTATAACAAGTTATGATTACATAAAAAAGCAAGCAGGAATATAATTGCCTGCTTGCTAGTTTAATAGCTTCTTTGCATTTTGAAGCTGAAGATTGGCATCTTCTATCATTGTATCTAAAAGTTCCTTTACGCTTGGAAGATCATCAATCAGGCCAGCTATCTGGCCGCTGTTCATAAACCCTTCATCACCGTTTCCATTTATCGCTCCAATTTTATGAAAGTCTTCTGAAGTGAGTTTATTAAACTCATCAAGACTGATGCCCTGTTTTTCGTAATCCAGCAATTTATTGGCATAACCGGTGGAAAGCACTCTTCGTATTCTGCCAACTGAACGCCCCAATATAAGAGTTTCATGATCGGATGCTTCAATAATTTTCTTTTTATATTGCTGGTGGAATGGTGCCTCCTTGGTTGCTATGAATCTAGTGCCCATTTGCACCCCGCTTGCCCCCAGTGCAAGCATGGCAGCAAGCCCTCTGCCATCACCGATTCCCCCGGCAGCCACGACAGGAACTGACACCTCGCCTGTTATCTGAGGAATCAATACGAGTGTAGTAGTTTCAAGAGAACTATTGATTCCTGCTGCCTCATACCCTTCAGCAGCAATGATATCCGCCCCGGCTGCCTCTGCTTTCAGCGCCTGTCGAACCGAAGCAGCTACGGTTATGACCTTCACACCTTTTTCATGCAGCTTAGGGATAAAGGGAGCCGGGTTTCCGGCCGAAAGGGAAACTGCCGGAATATTATGTTTAATTACAAGGGACAGGATTTCCTTTACATAAGGGGAGACACTTAATGCAACGTTAACAGCAAATGGCTTCTTTGTTAAACTCTTTGTTTCCTCAATTATCTTCTCAACTTCCATAGGAGGCATTGTTCCTGCCCCGATAGTGCCAAGCCCTCCGGCTTCCGAGACAGCCGCTGTTAAAATGGCGTTGCTAATATTCCCCATGCCGCCCTGAATAATTGGATATTTAATATTTAAAATGTCCGTTAATATATTCAATAAAATTCCTCCTTCGTTAAAATAATGTTATACTAATTTTAATAGTTTGACAATTAGGAACACACATACTTAGCAATAAAGGGTGCAGTCAATGCCTCAGATAAAAATGACCGTTTCATGCACATCGCCGTTTTGCAGGCAGTCCTCTATTCACTCAGCTTTTCCCTTTTTAGTGAAATTTTATAAAACATGATTTGCAGGGTTTGAACAAATGCATAAATAGGAAAAGACCAGGCCATCTGATAGCCTTTTTCATAATGAAATATTCCGAGCTTAGCAGAGGACCATTCAATCAGTACTGCAAGAATAGACCAGAGGGTGACATACAGGATATTCTTATATCCCTTTAGATTTAGTTTCACATATAAATAAACAAAAAAATAACTAAATGGCCCGTACATAATATAGCTCAAAAGATCAATGATTTGATAATTCGATGTATCATTTACATCATATAAATCCCATGGCCTGATACTAATGGTATGATCGAAGAACATTCCGATAAATACGCCAATGGTGATATGAACTGCCGTTTCCAAGCCAGATAATTTTTTGGGCAGTTTCCATATAAGAATTAGCGATACCAGTAAACTTGCTAATACAAACCATTCATTTACGTCAAAAGCTCTTTCATATACCTTTTCCATAATTAGCAGGCTCCTGCTTTAGATACATTATCCCCCTGGACAATCCGAGCCCGGCAATCAAAAAGGCCGAATTTTCTATGCCTGCTTTAATTAAATTCCAGTCTAAAAATGTAATTACTCCGGACGTTAAGCTGAAAAGATCCATTCCAAGAAGACAGATTAAGAATATGGCGAAGATTTTATCCTTTTTACGCCAGATTGAGTTTTCCAATAAATATTAATAAACATAAGAACTAGAAAGGGGCCAATAATTTCACGATGAATCAAGAACACAATAAATAAAATAGAATCTTCTGTAATATGAATCCACTTTAATTGAAGAGCAAGTATGGTTGTATAATTTCGGGCTGCAATTGAAATTAGCATAAGTACGAGAGAGTTTTGCAAAAAGGAAAGCTTTTTTTCTATAAAGTAAAAGAAACTTAGGGTATAAAATGCAATTACAAGTGCTGCAGGCAGAACCATTAAATCACCTTATGAGGGCTTTTTTTTAAATATCATCCTACATTTAATATTGTTTTGGGTATGATGCATTTATTCATTAATCCTATGATTGTATAAATGAAAAAGCCATCCTGCAAGATGGCTCTTTCTCACTCAACCATATAGGGATGATTTAATGCGTCATAATCAGCATCCCTGTTTTTAAGTTCGTTTCCTTCCTTAAAAACACTTTCAAAAAATCTTGATGCCGGTTCAGCCAGTTCTTTATAATATTCACTGAATAATGCAGCAGCATGACTGCCCAGCCATTTATCTGGAAGAAGTTCTTCCGGAAGCCCCGGATCCACAAAGAGGAATTTCCGGTATTCATGCACAAGCTTTGTTCTTTCCACAAAACATTCTGCATCAGTCATATTTCCCTTCTGGATTTTATTTTTATCAATGATATATTTTTGGCTGTATTCGGAAATAAACTCCTGGTATCTTTCATTGATCTCTGTCAGGTTCCAGCTTTTTTCAACAATTTCGATATTCTTATGCGGACCTGCATACCTGGCAATAAAGAAATCAACATAGTCGGCAATATCATATTTCTCGATCAAATCAAATACTTGTTTCTCAAGATTATTAGCTGAAATCCAGCAGCTGCTGGACATGGAGCCAAAACCGCTCCAAACAAGTTCCTTCCGCAATTCATCCCGCACATTGCGGATTTCTTCCGGGATTGTATACATAAGTATGCGCCACATGCCATCCCACTCTTCAGGCTTTAGTTTAAAGATGCGCTTAGCCGCTTCCTCAATCCTTTTCTGCCCTCTTGGCGTTAAGGAATAATAGCTTTTATTGCCGATCTTCTCTGAGCTTACCCATCCCTGCTTATTCATTCTTGAAATAGCTGCTCTGACAGACTGATCATTATGACCAAATTCGCTCAAAAGCTTTATAAGGCTTCCAATCCAAATTTTGCTTCCATAATGTGAAATATAATCGCCATAAAGTGTGAAAATCATAGACCTTGTATTCAACTTGCTTTCATCCTCATTTCATCATGTGGGTTGAACGGAAAAAATTCGTTATATACAATTGTACTAAAATTAGGCAGTTTTGAACAATACTTTTTCGGCATACTAAATAATTTGCCTGCCTCTGCCTTTATACATCACCGCCAAAGTCTTTATAACCCTAAAAACCATAGAGAATAAAATCTCTATGGTCAGCGCTCAACGATTGTTGAAATCCCCTGGCCAACTCCCACACACATCGTTGCCAGGCCGTATTTTGAATTCCTGCGCTTCATTTCATGCAATAAAGTAGTCAGAATACGGGCACCGCTCGCCCCAAGCGGATGGCCAAATGCAATTGCTCCGCCATTTACATTTACCCGCTCCGAATCGGCACCAAGTTCTTTTATGCAGGCAAGGGATTGTGAAGCAAAAGCTTCATTCAATTCGGTTAAGTCTATATCATTCATGGTAAGGCCAGCCCTCTTCAAAGCTTTCTGAGTGGAATAAACAGGACCTGCCCCCATAATCGAAGGCTCAAGTCCTGCTGCTGCGGATACAATATAAGTTCCAAGGGGCTTTAATCCTAGTTCACGCGCTTTTTCCTCAGACATCAGCAACAATGCAGACGCACCGTCGTTAACCCCTGAAGCATTGCCCGCAGTTACAGTTCCGCCCTGAAAAATAGGTTTTAAGCTTGAGAGCTTTTCATAAGTTGTTTCGGGCCGGGGATGCTCATCAATTGAAATCGTCACCTCACTCCCATTTTTATCTATATATGTAACGGGAATAATTTCATCGTGGAATATGCCTTTTTCAATAGCTGATTTTGCTCTCTTCTGGCTTTCATAAGCAAACAGATCCTGCTCTTCACGGGATATGCCATACTTTTCTGCAACATTTTCTGCCGTCTTAGGCATGCTTTCAGCACCGTACATTTTCTCAAGCCTGCTGTTTGTAAATCGCCAGCCGATGGTTGTGTCATACATCTCCATATTCCCTCTTGGAAACTCGCTGCTTGGCTTTGCCATGACAAATGGGGCACGTGTCATGCTTTCCGTACCGCCTGCAATAAAAATATCTCCTTCTCCGGCTAAAATGGCCCGTGCAGCATAATTAACAGCGTCTAAACCAGACCCGCAAAGCCGGTTAACTGTTGAAGCAGCCACTTCGACAGGCAAACCTGCAAGCAAAGCTGCCATCCTGGCAACATTGCGATTATCTTCTCCTGCCTGATTGGCATTTCCCAGTATGACCTCTTCAATTTCTGCAGGATTCACCTTCGGATTTCTATCCAGCAGAGCTCTAATGACGATAGCTCCCAAATCATCCGGACGAATATCCTTTAAACCACCTTTATATCTCCCGATCGGAGTCCTTACAGCATCCACAATTACTGCTTTTCTCATTGCTTAACTCCCTCTCTGGCAGTGTAATCATAAACACCCCTGCCTGTTTTGCGTCCAAGCCTGCCAGCTTTGACATATTGTTCAAGGAGCGGTGCCGGCCGGTATTTTTCTCCCAGCTTGCTGTGAAGGTATTTTAAATTATTCAAGCGCGTATCGAGGCCGACAAGGTCCCCAAGTTCGAATGGCCCCATAGGATAATTCAGCCCAAGCTTAATTGCCTTATCAATTTCTTCAGGTGTGCCAAGACCTTCCTGCAGCATATAAAAAGCCTCATTTCCAACGAGTGCACTGATCCTGCTTGTTACAAAGCCTGGAAACTCATTAATGACTACTGTTTCTTTTCCCATTTGCTCGGCAGCACGTTTAATTAACTGTGCTGTTTCTTCACTTGTTTCAAGCCCTTTAATAATTTCAACAAGCGGCATTTTTTGGACGGGATTAAAGAAGTGCATGGCAATCACTTTGTCCGGGCGTTTTGTAAATGATCCAATCTCGGTTGGACTCATGGTAGAAGTGTTTGTAGCAAAACAGCAGTGTTCAGGTGCGTGCTGATCAATCACCTCGAAAATATTTTTCTTAATATCCATCACTTCAGGGACTGCCTCAATAACAAGATCAGCTTCACTTACATGCTGAGCAAGACTTACAGAATAGGTAAGACGGTTTTTGCTTGCTTGCATATCAGCGGCTGTTATTTTATTCCTGGCGAGTCCTTTTTCAAAGATGCTATCAACCTCTTTTTCCGCACCGATTAATTGTTCCCGGCTGATATCTACAAGGGTGGTGTGAAATCCCCCGACTGCACTGACATACGCAATCCCACGCCCCATCACGCCTGAACCAATCACGACTATATTTTTCATGGTGTAATCCTCCTTTCAGTTTAAAAAAAGACGAGCACCCGAAACGAGATGCTCGCAAGAAGAACATAAAACGGGCAAATATTTTAATAGGATTCTAAGTCTTTTAATCCAGCAAGTTCTACTTCCCTTGAAACACAGGCTTGCGCTTTTGCATAAATGCTGCTACACCCTCTTTATGGTCAAGAGTAAGTCCTGCCAGCCGCTGACCCTGTGCATCTCTCTCCAAACATTCTTCTAAAGTGGTTTCCCAGCTCGCTTTCAGGTTCTTCTTTATTATGGCAATGGCTGCTGTCGGCATGCTGGCCAGCCTTTCTGCAAAAGCCGTTATTTCATCCTGCCATTTCTCCATAGGAATTACCTTGGTAGCCAGGCCAAGCTCTTTGGCTTCCTGTGCATTAACCTTTTCACCGAGCACTGCAAGCTCCATGGCTTTCGCATGACCGATCAGCTTTGGCAGAAAGTAGAGATTCCCAGCATCAGGCACCAGCCCGACATGGATAAAAGCTTCTAAAAAACTGGCTTTATCAGATAGGAGCCTAAAATCGCAAGCTAATGCGAGACTCATACCTGCACCTGCTGCCACCCCATTAACCGCAGCGATAACCGGCTTTTTACATTTATGAAGCTCCAAAACCATTGGATTATAGAACCGGCGGAGTACCTCACCGTGATCCATATCCTCATTTACCCCCTGAAGGTCCTGGCCAGAGCAAAATGCGCGTCCTTCACCTGTTATAACAAGACATCGGACTTCGTTATCCCGGCTTGCCAGTTTTATGGCCTGCTGAACCTCTTTATTAAGCTGTTCTGTGAATGCATTCAGTTTATCCGGGCGATTTAATGAAATCCAGGCAACACCGTTTGCGACCTCATATTTCACCGTTTCAAACATTTGCTATGTACACCTCCTCTACTTCCCTTTGAATTGAGGCTTGCGTTTTTCAATAAAGGCCTTCATTCCTTCTTTTTGATCTTCTGTCGAGAATAATAGATAAAAATTCTTCCGTTCGAATTCCATTCCCTCAATTAAAGAAGTATCAACTGCTTTAAGGACTGCTTCTTTTATTAGCCGTATGGCGATTGGCGCCTGATTGGCAATTTGTTCAGCAGCCTTCATCGTTTCTTCTAAAAGAAGCTCCTCTGATATAAGCTGGTTGACGATGCCATGTTGAAGCGCTTCTTTGGCGGTGATTCTTTTGCCGGTAAAAAGCCATTCCATTGCTTTCGTTTTTCCGACAAGCTTAGTAAGCCTCTGCGTTCCGCCTGCACCTGGCATTACTCCCAGGTTTACCTCCGGAAAGCCAAACTCCGCGTTATCAGCGGCATAAAGCAAATCACAGCATAAAGCAAGCTCAAAGCCGCCGCCAAGGGCAAAACCATGAACCGCCCCGATAATCGGTTTCTTGATCATGGCAAGGCGATCCCAATCCTTAAATTGATTGCGAAGCTCAAAATCTATTGCCTGGTCGTTTGCCATCTCATCAATATCTGCTCCGGCTGCAAATGCTCTGCCATTGCCGCTTAATACGATAGCATTAATGGTGCTGTCAGCCTCAAACCCTTCCATCACTTCCAGAATCTCTGAAACCATAGGGCGGTTGATTGCATTTAAGACTTTTGGCCGGTTTAAAGCAATTAAACCAAGCTTTCCATGCTGTGAAACTTCAATAGCTTCATAGCTTTTACTCATCTGCTTCCTCACCAATCATAAGAGTGATAATATCACCTGCAAATTTCATGGCGTCTTTTCCCGATGCCTTGCCTTCATCTGTTCTCATAGCCTCCTGTAAAGATTCATGGCTGTCATAGTACATTTCGCACATCAAATAGTACTTCCCTTCGCCCCCCATAGGACTGCCAACAATTTTTGTAACTTCCATTTTGCGGAGACCCGGAATTTTGGCTGTAAGCGGCGCGTGCGTATTAAAATAATGGTCATCAAATGCCTCCTTATTTTCAGGGTGCTTATAAAGAGCGATTAATTTTACCATTTGTCAACTTCCTTTCAGGTTTAGTGGATTTGATTCATTTAATAGTATTCCTGGAGCCGGATTCATATGTTATTTGTGTTATCTCCAGGAATTTATCATTGAAGGTTTAACAGTTTTCCAGCATCTTAAAAATAGCACTAGAAACAATTGACCGGTTTTCATAACAAATTCGAAAGTCCTTATAGCTACATCATTGTTGATACAGGTTTCATAGCTTCAAAGGGATTCCTGCAGGATTTGCAGTATAAAATGCTGCGGCAGGCAGTAGGGCCAAACAGGTTTTCCATTGTCGTATATGTGGACCCGCAAAAAGGACAATCCACATGCCATTCACCTGTTTCACATATTAATTTTGGAGGCGGCGCAATTCCGAATTCCTTTAGCTTTAACCTTCCTGTTTCTGTTATCCGGTCAGACGTCCAGGGCGGATGATAGATAAACCGGACCTCTATTTTTTCAAATATCCCTGCCTTGTCTATTTCGGTTTCCACGTTTTTTCGAATGATATCCAGTGCAGGGCATCCCATAAAAGTAGGCAGGAGTTTAACCAATACTGAATTGCCCTCCGCCTCAATCTGCTCCAGCATTCCTAAATCAACGATTGAAATGCTATCTATTTCAGGGTCTTTAACATTATGAAGCGCTTCCAACGCGGTTTTTATCAACATTTGATCCTGCTCCATTTACATCACCCTTTAAAAAACTTACCAGCTTGCAGCTGGATGTATGTTATACACCTCGCTCAAAGTGGCTAAAGCTGACTCAAGGTCGGCAGTATGCTCTCCTATGCGGCCATTTCCATTTTCCATTGCAAGGTCTGCCTCTGAGACTGCCAGATTGATAGATTCAAAAACAGGCTTCATTGTAAGCAGCCAGCGCTGCTTTAATATTTCTTCCTTCTCAATGAGGCCATGTTCCGCCATATCTTTTGCCAGCGGTCCCAATGTTATGACTCCTTCAAAATCAGCTAAAACCTTCCCAATGGCCGCTTCCATCCTCGTTCTGGCTTCCCCGTCAGCCTGCATCAGCTGGATAAACCATATTTTCCAGTGAAGGAGATGATAATAAAGCTCCATATTAACCTTTAATGCCACCTCGGCTAATGGCCGATAAGAAGAATTTTTAAGAGATTCCAATCTGATTTTTTTCGATTGGATATAAAAATAATTTCTTACTACTGCGAATGCCCAGTCATATTGTGCTGAAGACAAGTAATGACCTGGACCATTTACCACTTCCAAAAGGACAGCATTTCTCCTTTCAGAAGCTTCTCTTGCATGTGCAAGACTATCTACATTGCCTTCTCCAAGATCCTCCAGCAGCTGATAAAACATGGCGGCATGGCCCATGGTATCCTGGCTGATGGATGAAAAGGCGACATCCTCCTCTATATGAGGTGCCAGGCCAAGCCACTCTGAACCCCGGTAGGCAAGTATGAAGTCATCGTCAGCAAGCTGATATAATAATGATGTCAGTGCCGGCTTAACCTTAGCGTCGATTGGCATTTTACTAACTGGCTCAGTCACCTTTCTTCATCCCTCCCCATGACAGAATTTCCTTTTCATCAAGCATTTCCTGCTCGTAGTGGCGCCACTTTTTCTTCAAATATCCGTATCCTTTTGTCGTGCGGTAATCTTTGTTGTCCAGACGCTGAAGTGAGTGCTTTTCTTCCGGTGTCAGCTTCCGGATATCAGAGCGTTTGACGACCCAGATATCAGCAACCGGTTCTCTCCTCATAAAATTTTCCTGTGCCATGACGAGTGCAAGCTCTCGATTTGGCGCCAGCAGGGAAAATTGATATTGCAGAGGCGAGGTATCGGTTCTTTGACTAAAGACTTCGAATTCCTGATAAAACCCATCGTTTCCCAAAGGGATCCCTCCCATCTGAACGGTTTAGTTTGCAGTATTGAGCGCTTCGCGCACCCATTTGTTAGTCTCATAAGCTGTGCGGCGGAGTCCGAGCCGCTCCTGAGATTTTGGCCCATTATTTTTAATAATGTCCTTGAACTTATTCCAGTCAGGCTGCCTATAAACCCATAGCTCCTGATCCTGGTCAAAATGCATTGTCTCATCCGGCAGTTTGATGCCAAGCGAGAGAACACGGGGAATATACTTTGTAAAAAAGTCTTGCCTTAAGTCTTCGTTCGTCTTTGTCCGGATTCTGTATTTTATCGTTGTATCCTGTTTGGAAGTGCCGGTAGTAGAGGCATCACCGGGGCCAAAGAACATTAACAGCGCTTCCCACCAGCGGTTAACCGCATCCTGAACCATCGCTTTCTGCTCCTCGGTTCCTTCTGCAAGCGCCATGATGATTGCTTCACCATGCTGGGCATGAAAAACCTCTTCCGCGCAAATCCGTTTAAGCGCTCTTGCATAAGGGCCGTATGAAGCATTAAGCATATTTGTCTGGGTAATAATAGCAGCACCGTCAACCAGCCAGCCAATCAGCCCTGCATCCCCCCATGTTGGAGCCTCCATATGAAAAACATTGTGGAACTTCAGTCTTCCGCTGAATAAATCCTGCATAATATCTTCACGGGTTTTGCCGAGAGGCTTCATTAAATCCTCTGCAACACGGAGCAGCAGCTGTCCATGTCCCATCTCATCCTGCACCTTTGCCATGATTCCCAGCTTCCGTTTTAATGAAGGGGCTTTTGGCACCCACTCCTTTTCAGGAAGTGCTCCCATAATTTCACTGATTCCATGCATCGAAATCAATTTGATTAATGTCATTCGGTAATCTTCCGGCATCCAATCATCCGCTTCAATTTTTTCTTCTGCATTAATGCGTTTCATGAACTGCACGTATTTTTCTTCTTCCGTCATTTCTTGAAAGAAAAGAGCTTCTGACATGTGATTCACCCCCAGTGAGTTAAAAATTATTCATTCGGGTTACTGCATTTTTCACTGCCGCATTTATAATTCTGACAGCTTTCCCTTCCGATCGTGGAAGCATTTTAGGCGGATGGAGGACAAGTCCGATGTTAATAAAGCAATTTTGCTTCACTGCTTCCTGGATCTTCTTTTTTACATGTTCTGCTTCTCCGATATCTCTATAAAACTCTTCGCTCCATTCAGCATGAAGCTCCAAAAATTTTAAACTTCCCCTCTTATAGACTTGGATATGGTAATGCGGAGAAAGCTCAGGCATCTGAAGAATGCACCGTTCAATCTCGGAAGGAAAGACATTTACACCATTTACATTAAGCATATCGTCTATGCGGCCATTCACACGGCTCATGCGAATCGTAGTTCTCCCGCAAACACACTTCTCTTTAGAAAGGGAGGCAATATCACCAGTTCGGTAGCGAATCACCGGAAAAGCTTCCTTCGTTAAGCTTGTAAAGACAAGCTCACCTTCCTCCCCGTCTGGAAGCGGTATCATTTTTATCGGATCGATCACTTCTGCATAAAAATGATCCTCTGCAATGTGCAGCCCATCCTGAGATTCATGGCATTCCATGGCGACACCTGGTCCAAGAACTTCACTCAGTCCATAAATATCGCATGCTTTAATCCCAAGCTTAGCTTCTAGTGTTTTCCTCATTTCTTCAGACCAAGGCTCTGCACCAAATATCCCATACTTTAAGGATGTATCCGCCGGGTCCATTCCTCTCTCTTCCATCTTCTCTGCTAAATTGAGGATGTAGGAAGGAGTTCCGCAAATAACGTCTGGCTTAAAGTCTTGAATCAGCATAATTTGTCTGTCAGTATTTCCTCCAGAAACAGGTACGGTAGCCATGCCAAGCTGTTCGCTGCCATAATGCAGTCCCAATCCACCTGTAAAGAGACCGTATCCGTAAGCATTATGCAATGTATGGCCAGGTTCGCCTCCTCCGATTAAGATTGCCCTGGCTATCAGATTGCTCCACATTTTAATGTCATTTCTTGTGTAGCCCACTACTGTCGGCTTGCCGCTCGTTCCCGATGAAGCGTGCAGACGGACAATTTCTTTTTTATCCACAGCAAAAAGCCCGAATGGGTAATG is a genomic window containing:
- a CDS encoding ABC transporter substrate-binding protein, encoding MKKSLKALSLLMAAGMLVLSGCGQEKSSGSSSAGDEKKQYTIGITQFVEHPSLDAATEGFKKALEDEGFKEGDNVKFDFQNAQADMNNTQSIANNFVGDKVDMIFANATPSAVSALNATKDIPILFTSVTDPIGAGLVESFDQPGDNITGTTDNHPEGTSKTIDFMIDEAGVKNIGIIYNSGEQNSEVQVKQVKELAEPKGAKIVEASVSTSAEVKQAADSLVGRVDAIYIPTDNTVVSALESVISVADSKKIPLFVGELDSMKRGAIAASGFNYFDLGYQTGKMAAEILKGNKKTSEIPVELPGSLKLVINKKAAEAQGLEVKEEWADFAEFHEE
- a CDS encoding nitronate monooxygenase, with amino-acid sequence MNILTDILNIKYPIIQGGMGNISNAILTAAVSEAGGLGTIGAGTMPPMEVEKIIEETKSLTKKPFAVNVALSVSPYVKEILSLVIKHNIPAVSLSAGNPAPFIPKLHEKGVKVITVAASVRQALKAEAAGADIIAAEGYEAAGINSSLETTTLVLIPQITGEVSVPVVAAGGIGDGRGLAAMLALGASGVQMGTRFIATKEAPFHQQYKKKIIEASDHETLILGRSVGRIRRVLSTGYANKLLDYEKQGISLDEFNKLTSEDFHKIGAINGNGDEGFMNSGQIAGLIDDLPSVKELLDTMIEDANLQLQNAKKLLN
- the paaX gene encoding phenylacetic acid degradation operon negative regulatory protein PaaX, which produces MNTRSMIFTLYGDYISHYGSKIWIGSLIKLLSEFGHNDQSVRAAISRMNKQGWVSSEKIGNKSYYSLTPRGQKRIEEAAKRIFKLKPEEWDGMWRILMYTIPEEIRNVRDELRKELVWSGFGSMSSSCWISANNLEKQVFDLIEKYDIADYVDFFIARYAGPHKNIEIVEKSWNLTEINERYQEFISEYSQKYIIDKNKIQKGNMTDAECFVERTKLVHEYRKFLFVDPGLPEELLPDKWLGSHAAALFSEYYKELAEPASRFFESVFKEGNELKNRDADYDALNHPYMVE
- a CDS encoding acetyl-CoA C-acyltransferase, producing the protein MRKAVIVDAVRTPIGRYKGGLKDIRPDDLGAIVIRALLDRNPKVNPAEIEEVILGNANQAGEDNRNVARMAALLAGLPVEVAASTVNRLCGSGLDAVNYAARAILAGEGDIFIAGGTESMTRAPFVMAKPSSEFPRGNMEMYDTTIGWRFTNSRLEKMYGAESMPKTAENVAEKYGISREEQDLFAYESQKRAKSAIEKGIFHDEIIPVTYIDKNGSEVTISIDEHPRPETTYEKLSSLKPIFQGGTVTAGNASGVNDGASALLLMSEEKARELGLKPLGTYIVSAAAGLEPSIMGAGPVYSTQKALKRAGLTMNDIDLTELNEAFASQSLACIKELGADSERVNVNGGAIAFGHPLGASGARILTTLLHEMKRRNSKYGLATMCVGVGQGISTIVER
- a CDS encoding 3-hydroxyacyl-CoA dehydrogenase, with the protein product MKNIVVIGSGVMGRGIAYVSAVGGFHTTLVDISREQLIGAEKEVDSIFEKGLARNKITAADMQASKNRLTYSVSLAQHVSEADLVIEAVPEVMDIKKNIFEVIDQHAPEHCCFATNTSTMSPTEIGSFTKRPDKVIAMHFFNPVQKMPLVEIIKGLETSEETAQLIKRAAEQMGKETVVINEFPGFVTSRISALVGNEAFYMLQEGLGTPEEIDKAIKLGLNYPMGPFELGDLVGLDTRLNNLKYLHSKLGEKYRPAPLLEQYVKAGRLGRKTGRGVYDYTAREGVKQ
- a CDS encoding enoyl-CoA hydratase-related protein, which encodes MFETVKYEVANGVAWISLNRPDKLNAFTEQLNKEVQQAIKLASRDNEVRCLVITGEGRAFCSGQDLQGVNEDMDHGEVLRRFYNPMVLELHKCKKPVIAAVNGVAAGAGMSLALACDFRLLSDKASFLEAFIHVGLVPDAGNLYFLPKLIGHAKAMELAVLGEKVNAQEAKELGLATKVIPMEKWQDEITAFAERLASMPTAAIAIIKKNLKASWETTLEECLERDAQGQRLAGLTLDHKEGVAAFMQKRKPVFQGK
- a CDS encoding enoyl-CoA hydratase-related protein; protein product: MSKSYEAIEVSQHGKLGLIALNRPKVLNAINRPMVSEILEVMEGFEADSTINAIVLSGNGRAFAAGADIDEMANDQAIDFELRNQFKDWDRLAMIKKPIIGAVHGFALGGGFELALCCDLLYAADNAEFGFPEVNLGVMPGAGGTQRLTKLVGKTKAMEWLFTGKRITAKEALQHGIVNQLISEELLLEETMKAAEQIANQAPIAIRLIKEAVLKAVDTSLIEGMEFERKNFYLLFSTEDQKEGMKAFIEKRKPQFKGK
- a CDS encoding EthD family reductase; this encodes MVKLIALYKHPENKEAFDDHYFNTHAPLTAKIPGLRKMEVTKIVGSPMGGEGKYYLMCEMYYDSHESLQEAMRTDEGKASGKDAMKFAGDIITLMIGEEADE
- the paaD gene encoding 1,2-phenylacetyl-CoA epoxidase subunit PaaD — its product is MLIKTALEALHNVKDPEIDSISIVDLGMLEQIEAEGNSVLVKLLPTFMGCPALDIIRKNVETEIDKAGIFEKIEVRFIYHPPWTSDRITETGRLKLKEFGIAPPPKLICETGEWHVDCPFCGSTYTTMENLFGPTACRSILYCKSCRNPFEAMKPVSTMM
- the paaC gene encoding 1,2-phenylacetyl-CoA epoxidase subunit PaaC, coding for MPIDAKVKPALTSLLYQLADDDFILAYRGSEWLGLAPHIEEDVAFSSISQDTMGHAAMFYQLLEDLGEGNVDSLAHAREASERRNAVLLEVVNGPGHYLSSAQYDWAFAVVRNYFYIQSKKIRLESLKNSSYRPLAEVALKVNMELYYHLLHWKIWFIQLMQADGEARTRMEAAIGKVLADFEGVITLGPLAKDMAEHGLIEKEEILKQRWLLTMKPVFESINLAVSEADLAMENGNGRIGEHTADLESALATLSEVYNIHPAASW
- the paaB gene encoding 1,2-phenylacetyl-CoA epoxidase subunit PaaB, whose product is MGNDGFYQEFEVFSQRTDTSPLQYQFSLLAPNRELALVMAQENFMRREPVADIWVVKRSDIRKLTPEEKHSLQRLDNKDYRTTKGYGYLKKKWRHYEQEMLDEKEILSWGGMKKGD